AATAAAAAACCGACAACTACAAACTGTACTGCTTTAGCCTTTTCTGCTAAATATTTGGCTTGTCTATTTTGCGTGGCTTCGTGGCTAAAACGCTCTAGTTCGTAATCTTCAGCAGCATAAGCTCTCACCAAACGAATACCACTAAACACTTCTGTTAACAGAGAAGATAAATTGGCGATACGGTTTTGGCTGCGACGAGCATATTTTAATAGTTTTTCGCCAAAAGCACCAATAACCAAAGCCATTAAAGGTGCGAGAATTAAAGTAGCTATAGTTAGTTGCCAGTTGAGATAAAACATATATCCCAAAACCACAACTAGCTGCAAAACGCAGGGAATAAAGTCGTGAAAGAAATTATTGACAACTTCGCCAATGCGATCTATGTCTTCGGTCAAACGATAGGATAAATCTCCCGTTTTAGCAACTTCAAAAAAGCTCAAACTCAACTTTTGCAAGTGTGCATAGATAGACTTGCGTAATTCTAAAGCGACATTTAAAGCCGCCTTTGCCATTAAAGAATCTTGTCCGTATTGTGCTATGCCTCTTACCAAAAAGATAATTGCCGCCAATCCTGCCAATTTGGAAATATTACTGACATTTCCCTGTCCGATAAACTTTGCCATTTGTCCTGCCAGCCAAGCCTGAATGGGCCAAAAAGCTGTAAACAACAAAGTACAAATAAACGCTAGAGAAATGGTTAGATACTGAGAGCGAATATAGGGTAGGAGTTGCCAGTAACTAAAACGAGTTTTCAATGCGATCGCCCAAATAGTTTTATGTCATAGTTTACATTTAAAATTGTCCTTCATAATCCGACCAGGCTTTTATCGCTACAGGAACGATAGGCAGAATTAATTCTGTAATGGCACTAGCATACATCCCAATTTCGCTTTGTGCGCCAGCACCACGACGCAGACCGATAAAATGCAGCAAAGCTTGTAGACTAACCGTCCACACCCAGGAAGTGTATACCGCAGGAATTAGAACTCCTCGCGCCTGTTCTCGTCCCACACCTAAATCTAACAAAGCTTGATATGCCGCATAGCTATTTTCACACTGTTGCCGATAAATATATAATGCTTTATCGTTATCTACTGCGGACAAACTGCCTTCTGTAGCTTGTTTGTTATTTGCAGATTGTTGCCTAAAAGTTGGGGGAATATAAAATTCATTGTTGTCATCTATTGCCACATAGCGGAAGCTTTTTTCATTCCAACCTAACTGTTCTTCGTTGTGATTGCTGGCAATAACATGTTTCCACCATTGCCTACAAATGTATAAGGGAGCTTTTACTTTAAACTTAAAGACTACACCGCGAAAAGGGCTTGTATGCTGATGTTTTATCAAATAATTAATCAATTTAGCGTCTTTTTCGCTTAATTTTACCGAGCTTTTCTCAAAACTCGCGCGAGCATCGTTAACTATGCTTAAGTCGCTTCCCATATAATCGATTAGCTCGATACGGCTTTTTCCATCCTGTAATGGATCTATCCAAGTCATGATTATCTTTTTGTTGCTCGATCTTTATCAGTAAATTATTATTAGCTTGAAATCACAACTAGGTAAAGTAAAAGCGATCGCTTCTAGTAAAACTTCATTTTTTTTATGCAATATTTAGCTTTAGCTAGCGATTATGACGGTACTCTAGCAACCGATGGCGTAGTAGATCTTTCTACTATCGAAGCTCTATTAGAACTCAAACAGCGAGGAATTAAGCTAATTTTAGCTACTGGAAGAAGAATACCTTCTCTATTAGAGATATTTGACCATCTAGAATTATTCGATCTAGCGGTAGCAGAAAACGGTGCGCTAATTTATTATCCTCAAACCAAAGAGTCTCAGTTACTCTGTCAACCAGTTTCTCAGGAGTTTTGCGATCGCCTCAAACAGCAGGGAGTTTCTAAGGTTGCTATGGGAGAAGGAATTATCGGTGCCTGGCAAGAAGATCGCACCATAATTGAAAACACAATTCGAGAATTGAATCTACCTTTACAAATAATTCCCAACAAAAGAGCATTAATGATTTTACCAACTGGTGTTAATAAAGCTTACGGTATGAAAACGGCTTTGGAACAGTTGCAAATATCGCCAAAAGCTGTAGTTGGCGTGGGAGATGCCGAAAACGATTTGGATTTATTAGATTTGTGTGGTTTGGGGGTAGCTGTGGGCAATGCTCTACCAGAAGTTAAAGCTCAAGCAGATCTTGTAACCGAAGGAGAAAGAGGTTTGGGAGTGGAAGAATTAATTAATAAATTAATTTATGAATTGTAATTGTATTAATTAATCTTATCATTAAAAGAGATCGCTTGTCAGTAAAGCGATCTCTTTTCTTTGATAAACAAACCAATTAATCAGCAAAAAAACAATTTAAATCTTGAATTTCACAACTTATTTTTTGGGTAATTGCTTGAGAGAAAGTTTCAAAAGTAGCAGTTATATAAAAAGCATCGTCTCCACCAACAACATTGTTTTGATAGTATCGATCTACTTCGTCTTCTCTATCTGCGTTAGAAGATGTTGCGACAATAGGTAAACCATTTATTTTGATACCTGCATCTACCGCAGCCTTTCTTGCTTCTAAAACTGGAGGACAAAAAACGTGTTTGACTTCAACTTCGTTTGCTTCTACTTTGTCTCCAATATGCCCGTAGTTACATTTAGTTCGACCCGTTAAATAATTACTAATACTTAAATTGTTATTACTAATGTACGTATCAACGTAAGCTATATCATCACTATCAATAGGCGTATCATCAGCAAAACCATCACCAGATACATCGATAACCGAATTATCTCCCGTATAGTTGTTACTATCGAGCAGTTCTTTTGATGCTGTAATAGCATGAGCGAGATCGGTTCCATTTTCTATTACTATAGTCTCTGTGCCGATAGTAATTCGGTTTTCGTCACTTATTACTTCTCTACTAATGCTTTCTAATTTACTAACAAATTCTGGTAATCCGTCTATTGTGCCGCTGGAGTTTTTAGCTAGTTTATACCAACCAATATCATACCTCGATACTTTTGCATTTCTATTAGAACTCCAAAACATCATAGTAACAGCTAATCCGTTGGGTAATTCTTTAATAGCGTTTTTAACTTCTTCACTTTTAAAAGCGTTAATATAGCCGTTATGCTGCAAACCAAATTCTGTAGCGTTAATGCTTGTAGAGACATCCACTGCCAAAACTAATTCAACACTAACAGGAGTTACACTGCTGGTAACATCTGTGGCGAAACTTAGGGAACTCTTACTAAAAGAACATGAAACTGTGGCTACAGCAGATAATAAAGCGATGGTAGTTAGTTTTTTCAAATTAATATAGTTAAGCATCTTATAAATTTTTTGATATTTATAAATGGTTTTCGATATTGTCTTTTAATAGAAAAACAAATATTTTTAGCAAGTTTCAAATTTATATTTGAGAATAGATCGGTTTATTTTAATAGCAGAGTTGTTTCAAGACCGGCTAAAATTATTCGATACAAATATAAAGTTGCTATTGCTTGTTTTTTAATAAAATTGCAGCAAATTTATCATTTATTTTTTGACAGAATTTAAATCATGGTTAATTTATTGCTACTATTATTATTTATCGTTATTTAGCTGGAAAAAAGTAAGTGCTTTATAGTATGTAAATTGCTATTTCCCATTACAGATACTAACTTCGACCGAAAACTAATCGGCAAAGACACATACTTTTTCTGCTAATGCGTCTAAAACTTCTTGTTTTTGAGCTAAAGATAAACTATTGTACTCGACATCTTTATTATCAATAGCCATATCCATACGTTGACTCAATGAGTTACCAGGATTAGTCATATCAAAATGTCCAGCTACATTAATGCCATTATCTGTAGTAACGTTTACATACGGATCGTTACCATGTCCATTATTTCCGTCATCTAAACTACAAGCAAAGCTTAAAAATGGCTCGTCTCCAGGAGCATCATCGGGTATAAAAATTCCGCCACTAGAAATTAAATCTAGTCCGCCTTGTCCCGAAGAAGAATCAGTGTTTAAAGGAAAATCTGTAAGTCCTACTAGATCGTTGCTTGAATTGATATCATTAGGAAAAACGGCATAACCATAAATGATTTGGTCGGCAATAATTCCTAAAGAAGCAATAGAAACAAAAATACCATTGATGTATTGTGTGCTGACACTGTCATCAGTTA
This window of the Myxosarcina sp. GI1 genome carries:
- the thyX gene encoding FAD-dependent thymidylate synthase, coding for MTWIDPLQDGKSRIELIDYMGSDLSIVNDARASFEKSSVKLSEKDAKLINYLIKHQHTSPFRGVVFKFKVKAPLYICRQWWKHVIASNHNEEQLGWNEKSFRYVAIDDNNEFYIPPTFRQQSANNKQATEGSLSAVDNDKALYIYRQQCENSYAAYQALLDLGVGREQARGVLIPAVYTSWVWTVSLQALLHFIGLRRGAGAQSEIGMYASAITELILPIVPVAIKAWSDYEGQF
- a CDS encoding HAD family hydrolase; its protein translation is MQYLALASDYDGTLATDGVVDLSTIEALLELKQRGIKLILATGRRIPSLLEIFDHLELFDLAVAENGALIYYPQTKESQLLCQPVSQEFCDRLKQQGVSKVAMGEGIIGAWQEDRTIIENTIRELNLPLQIIPNKRALMILPTGVNKAYGMKTALEQLQISPKAVVGVGDAENDLDLLDLCGLGVAVGNALPEVKAQADLVTEGERGLGVEELINKLIYEL
- a CDS encoding DUF1194 domain-containing protein, which produces MLNYINLKKLTTIALLSAVATVSCSFSKSSLSFATDVTSSVTPVSVELVLAVDVSTSINATEFGLQHNGYINAFKSEEVKNAIKELPNGLAVTMMFWSSNRNAKVSRYDIGWYKLAKNSSGTIDGLPEFVSKLESISREVISDENRITIGTETIVIENGTDLAHAITASKELLDSNNYTGDNSVIDVSGDGFADDTPIDSDDIAYVDTYISNNNLSISNYLTGRTKCNYGHIGDKVEANEVEVKHVFCPPVLEARKAAVDAGIKINGLPIVATSSNADREDEVDRYYQNNVVGGDDAFYITATFETFSQAITQKISCEIQDLNCFFAD